AATGGCTCTTTCAACGTGCACTCTTGCAGAAGCAATGCGCCTAGTTTCATCTACTGCTTTTGCAGGCCTCTGTTTTTGGTGCGACTCGTGAAATGGAAGCCGATAAACTTTTTTACCTTGTGGCAAGTATGGGAACGTGAAGCCTTTGTCCACCATTATAGCGTCACCTGCATCCAGCTTGTCAAGAAGGCCACTGGTCCCAGAATAGCTTTATCGGAGCTAGAACCCCCTATTGACGCGACACATGTGAGATGTACCCATCTGGTGTACAGCCAATAAGCACCTTATAGGTGTTGTAGTGTTTGTAGGGAGAGAAAGTTTGGCGTTGTGCATTCGTTGCTAAGGGCCGAAGTAATTTTTTGATGGTCCGTTGGGTTCTTCGGAATGGTgcagacccttccaaacgttgttgttcggcgGTGACGAAGGGAGATGGGCAGATGAAGGTCAAagagagaatatatttacagtatgtacaagggcaaactgcgttacaagttgagtcacacagacggtcaagctgtaactgacgaagacaattctcacacagagaaacactctctacaagcccttactcatcgacgcgaggtGAGAGTTTAGggttgtagaattacgtgccactgcacggagcctctagctcaactagacaggactgccctccaatgattttacatgctgttttaaagcttttgcaaacaaagaaattagggtggtcatatatcgaggcccgccctaagcttcgataaccaatggaggtagccacagcccctgaaggttggacccaacttcgagcccggggcttgactataaagaaaaagaaacatataccgaaaacattttgaaaaccctctccccgaggggagttctcggccttaacgcttgatgctttccctttccctgccgcacccgcgcatcgcctctcaaaggatgatgcgtttttttttagctaattggcggggccactgacccactggctcgccgTAGGAATGTCtaacggcggagaaccgcgacgcttcggtgccatcgagaatgccagaaaaaaaaagaaagaaaaggcccatcgtggaatgcgaggtggttcgcattctgcTGCCGTGGAAATGCTGCCTGAGACCAAGCGGCCCCACGTGCTCGTTcacgcctcgcatgctttcttggcgccaggtgtcctcggccgtcacagtggtgctgtcaagcagccagtgcttcctgcgcctttgccactgcttgcaggggttgggggggggggggggggggggtagaccggaggcccgcagtgaccaaaagctaaaggaataaaaaaaaagatgcgcgttgatgaagcgcggccttacagccACTGTATTCTCACCTCCGTGGCATCAAAGACAAGATGGGTGTCGGGAAAATCGTGGAAGGAGTTAGGTAAGTGGGGTCCTATATCTTCTCGAGTTGGGAAGTTTGTCAGGTGCCTAAGTTCTTGTAAAAAGTTGATCCACATGGAGAAAGTGCGACTAACTTGACTTTCAGATATCAGGAAATTCTGAGCCAGTTCTTGGCCTTGCATACCTGTCCTGAGCCGTACTAACACCATCAAAAACTCATTGTCCAGATAACTTTGTTTTCGATTGCCCCAGGGGTCATCCTTCTGCTTCTTATCAGAACCCCAGTACATCATTTCCCTAGCACGCGGTGCAAAGTATTCTAGTAAAGTGTGAAAAACTTCGACATTTGGCAGCCCAGTATAATACATGCACTTCTTCGGAGTGTCAAGCATACTCAAGGAGAGAAAACTTGACATGGCTGCATCCAGTCGCATCTCGAGCTTCGCATTTTCATTCTGCAATCGGAGAATCAGCTTCTGTGACTCTCCCATTGTCTGCTCCAAGTCTTTCACCCTGTTAAGTGCGCATACTTGACAACAGCAATCTGGCCAGGTGTGTTCCTTGATACCTGcaagcagcacagaaaaaaaagtgcataTAGAGCACTTTAGAGCTTCCTCTGCAAGCATACTAGAACACATACTCTCTAACAAAAGAGCTCTATAATTAATCTCTAGTTGAGTTTCTCGGGGCAGAAGCATGCCATCTGCAACAAGCAGCCGCAGCATTCGCACCATGGTGTGAGCAAAAGCTCAGAAAAGCATTTCATTCTGCAAAGCGCGTGCGAACTCGCCATTTTCAGGCTGCTGCAACTCTCCTGTGTCCTCCTGAGCCATTGTGACGTCCCGAGGAGAACTTGTGGCCACATCAGGATTTTCTGCGAGCAAGACAATGGCTAGCACTCACAACCTGGAAAAACCAGGGAGGCTTCTCTGTCCAGCACAGACCCACAAGAACAGCAACGGCTGATCAAACATGTGCAAACTCACGATTTGCAGCCAACTGTAGTGCCACTGAGTCCTCATCTGCTCTGTTATCCTGTGCCGCATTTGTGTCCATGTCAAGATTCCCTGCAAGCAACAACAGCTGGCACTCAGAAGCTGGAGAAACCCTTCGTGCATAACACTGACTGTGCGATGTGAGTATACTGCAGCAGAAGCAAGGCCAGGTGCAACAAGCAGCTACAATGTTCATAACACGATATGGGCAAAAGCTCAGAGGATTACAGTCTGCAAAGCACATGCAAGCTCACCATTAGCAGGCTGCTGAAACTCTACTGTGTCCTCCTGAGCCGTTGTGACGTCCCGAGGAGAACTTGTGGCCATGTCAGGATTTTCTGCGAGAAAGACAGTGGCTAGCACTCAGAACCTGGAAAAACCTGAGAGGCTTCTCGGTCCAGCACAGACCCACAAGAACAGCAGCGGCCGATCAAACGTGCAAACTCACGATTTGCAGGCAACTGTAGTGCCACTGAGTCCTCATCTGCTCTGTTATTCTGTGCCGCATTTGTGTCCATGTCAAGATTCCCTGCAAGCAATGGCACTCGGAAGCTGAATAAACCCTTCGTGCATAACATTGACTGTGCTATGTGAGTATACTGCAGCAGAAGCAAGGCCAGGTGCAACAAGCAGCTACAGTGTTCACAAAACAATATGGGCAAAAGCTTAGACATTACAGTCTGCAAAGCAATGCAAGCTCACCATTAGCAGGCTGCTGAAACTGCCATATCGGGAGCAGCTATACGTCTTTTTGCTGCACGCGCTGGCGTTTCAAGTTCCCCTACAACCATGAAACAGCGGTTATGCGGTAAACATACTGCTCAATGCAAGCAATGAGGGTGAGACATTCACAGCAGCCACATATTGTAGGTCAGAGAAATACAGTGAAAATATTTTCAATGAAGGCATTGCATTGGCGTTcacaattttgaaaatgttcaacTTTGTAATCTAAAAGCACTTCATAAACGCGGGTATCATTGGCAATATTTATCGACTGGGTAATAAATTTACATGCGGTATTTGCACGGCTTTCGCCGTGTGGGTTCTCTAAACCATGCAACAGGTGACGGCCGCACTACGCTAGCCACTGCAAATCACAATGACAAGCGTTTACAGGCTCATCCCACTGACGATGAAAGCGACCACAAAATAAGAGATGGAAACAATGCATTACATGTGCTCCCCAATTCTGCGTTGGTACTTCTAGACCCCGTgagaaaacaacagaaaaagtagcGCTTACCTTTATGTCGTTTCAGCCATCGGCTATGACGAAGCACAGCAGCATAACCGGGACTCCTAACGTAGTTGAACACACTTGGAACGAAGTCAGGATGGTTCTCGAATTTTGACGGCTGTCCTGCATTGAACGTTGTTTCTAATCGTACAAACCTATACATGAGCATTTAAAAGTGCCGTACCTGTTATAAAATGCGAGCTGCAGATCCGAGAATGTTCGTTCGGCTCCCATGGAGAGCCATCTGCCATGCTTTTCTCAATTACCTAGTTCAAAACGAGGTGCACCCCATTTATGGCTGTGTCCCTTACATGAGATGATACAGCAATTAGCATGCCATGGGGGTGCTTTTGCTGGTGCCATATATACACACCGTGCTTATACCACCACGCTAAgcattttttcattcattcattcattattttttgCATATCTTGCGAAATACAAAGAAACATTGATCGACCAATAGCCACTGGCTAGTAACGTGCCCATAATCAATGTAGgatacaaaataaatgcagcatgcgagcaaatgaaacaagaaatacaATCCATAACACAATAACTCATAACATGCATAGTTTATACAAAAATGAATATGAAGTCACTTATTCACAATATTTCTGAAGAAAGAACCCCTTTAAAGCAGGAGTAAAATTAGGGGCTTGTTTTATGTTTAGTGGCAAAGTATTCCAAATAAGAGCGCCATTAAATTCTAAGAGCCTTTTCCTGTACAGGTTCTGACATGGAGGTAGATTTTAGTTTGTGGCAGCTCTTGTGTTTAGTAACGGAATTTTAAACAAAGTGATGGAGTGTGGATCATTAGTTGCTATTATTCTATGAATGATCTGAGCAATTTTGAATTTGTACAGTGCATTTAGTGGCAGAACATGAAGATAATTGTATAAGTACATGCTACTTTGAGAGGTCCTTGAAAAGGATATAATTCTTAATGCGTGCTTTTGTAGAGAAAATACTGGTTCGAGGTAAGTAGTAAAGCTGTTTCCCCATGACTCTATGCACTAACTGAGGTGACTTTGCAGCCTTTATCACAAAGGCAGAGAATTTTGTTCTGTACATTCTGTAAAAATTTTTCAGTCCACGCTCTAAGTATCTGCACAACCATGAACTTTTACGTACCTGCCATGAAAATTAGCAACAGAAGAAATATTCATTGCACCCAATTTGCAATTTTTCTGTGAAAAATTTTATCAGAGTATGCATGAAATTCATTCGTGAGCACGGTGATAATCCGAAAACATTTTTTCACATTATGATTCGGCACACGTAATTTTTTTGCTAGTGCTATATATGTTTTTTTATAGATACATAATGCATGACAACATTACCCTTAAATTACTGTATGACCACAGGCCTGCAAGCACTAGACCTATAGTGATTGCGACCAAGGCGACCAAGAACGACGTTCTCAAAGAGCTTGCCGATGCAAGACGTAAGGGAAATGGGATGGAGATTCCTTATCTCAAGATGctttcctggcttggggatgaaagttatgcgGGCATGAGTCCACTGCGAAGGGAGGGTTTCCGTCcgccagcagtgattgaacaagTCTGCAACAGCCTCCACGGACTGGCCGTCGAGATTGCGGAGCACCTTCTTGGTGACTCTGTCAGCGCCGGGGGCAGTCGTGGTCCGAAGTTTGTGCATGGCCGGCCGCCCGAACCTCCACCAGAGAGATGTCCACGTCGAGTTCTGGGTTGGGGTCTCCCgtgtacggggggaggggggtgggaggggtggtggtgagatattgatctttgagggcttggaggagtgcatcgtctgagagggggagctggtgcaagatgcatgtgacatgcttgcgttgggtggccttcgtgtgacccgggtccaggagatatctgaggagggaccaggtgtctttgaggcctaaattgccactcatgcgatcgcagacctgtccccattgttgatgggccaggtcgcgtgcatgtgtttcaatctcgcgtacgagatgagcgatacggcgtttgaggggccgattgtgtttttgattgagccagcgcctttgcaggctggcatgtgcttcccacatgtggaggagccggCTGTCAGCAGCCGACGTGTCCTCAGGTTCAGGAATGGTGGAGGTAGCGCGGGCGACATCGGGGTTGAGACTGGCGGTCCATTCAGAGAGGTCCGTGATTGTGTTCGGGGTTAGGCGCTGAAGTTGGCGGAATTTGTCCCAATCCACCACCtgtgtccctcgtcgttttggcgAGGTAATGGAAGAGATTTTGACCTCTGTGGAAATGATATAATGGTCGCTGCCAAACGAGTGTGTCGTGTTGATCCATCGGCTGTCGcgaatgtgtttgctaattgtgaGGTCTGGGCTGGTGTTGTGCTGAACACTGGAACCAATACGGGTGGGGATCGTAGTCTCATTCAaaagggagaggccttcgtcctgaatgAATGACGACAGGGAGGTGCCTTTGCGACAGTTTTTGCGGTACCCCCAACTGATGTGATTGGCTTTAAAGTCGCCCACTACCAACAGGGAGCTGTTCGAACTAATCGAGAGCGTCTTGCGGAAAGCCGCAAAAAGAGGGGCAGGAGGACCTTTTGGGGGGGGCTATAGAGATTGAGGATGAAGAGGCTAAGTGACTtgcgtgtgggagggagaagctcCAGCAGGAGACCGTCTATGTCGTCTACCTCTAATGGGTGCTCTATTGCAGTGAGACTGCGATGTACGAGCGTGGCGACCCTGGTCTGTGGCTGGGTAGAAGGTTCGTATGCGGTGTAGTTTCGGAACTTGACTGACGTCAGAGTTTCCTGAAGTGCAATGACCACAGGGGCATCGCGGCTAGAGAGGGTTTGTAAGTAAAGCTGCAGGTTAACTCGCTTTGAGCAAAAACccttgcagttccactgccacaccttaATGTGTTGAGGTGCCGCAGCCATGGTGGGCAATGACGGAGAGAGCGGAAGATGCAGGGGGTGGCGTATGACCTCTGGggagaggctcgtgaatcttagtTTGGAATTGCGCGACATTGGCCTCCAGATTGCTCTGGTGGGTTTCGAGCGCTGCCACGCGGTCAGAAATGTTCTTCAGCCACGTTTGAGATTCGGAGCGGAACGTGTTTAACGTCGGCATCATGCATTTCTCAAAATCTTGCATGAAAGACGTCACCTGGTGTACAAGGTTGTCAGTGACTGGTTGGGAGGGAGAATTGGCGTCGAACAGGACGAGCGCCCGTCCTGTTCGCCTCCCTGCGTccatgtctgtttagcgctatgtggcaagtgataTGAGAAACGATTTCACCAGTTATTCGCCACTCTCAGGGTATGCTGCCTCAATGAACAAACTGTGAATTTGCAGCTTAAGCTGCTCTTTTCTGCGGCCATCCACCTTGCTGAGAAGGCTTTTTAAGCTCAAAAGAAAATGCTCGTCGTCTACGGACATGGTAGCCGTCGTCAAGTCATTCAGCCTCTGCCGGTTCGCTTGCAGAGTTGACATCATTATTTCGTCAAGGtctgtcttctttcttttcgcGCGCTTGGCAAAGTTTTTGCCTGGCGCAGACGTTtcacttgaggcaggctggccACTTGGGGCAGGCTGTCCGCTAGGGGCAGGCTGAAAGTGTGTTTCATTACTGGGCTCCATCGGTGCTGAAGCAGACACTGAAGTGGACAACCCTTCCGTCTCATCAGGCAGTGCAAGCTCCTCCTCAGTGCTGTCTATATACAATGAGCGGCATAAGCCTTCAACAGAAGCAGCCGTGTCAGCGGCTGGATCAAGCGACTGCGCATGAACTGCAGTCTCATCTCTTTTCGCCAGGCTGTGGATGGTATGGGAAAAAAACATAAGATGCCTATATGCACACATAAACTCAAGCATAATTAACAACACAAAGGGAATAGCGCATGCAAGGTTGTGTCACACAGGGCTGTTTATAAACTTCCTGTTAACACGCGACAAGTCAGTGATGCCCCATTGTATGGGCTGGTTTTAGCTTCTAAATATTTTCTGCTCCCGGTGGCCTTTTTGTGACAGTAGAATGGAGCAGAAACGCTAGCCATGTGCTCTGGAGTGAAGTAGGTTGTggtgaaaaaaataaatcagttgtgtcCCACTGATTGTTCTTACTTCAGGAAGTGAGGAAGTCAAGTACTACGTACATGTCAAACATGCTGTTAAAACAGATCGCCTGTAAAGTGCCAATGCCGAAATTCAGAGTACAATGggctacagatttttttttcaccaggggGCCAGTTAGTCTACGCAAAAATGTAGGTACACCGAGCgtggttttatttctttcttcatcgAAATATGACGGCTGCAGCCAAAAATATCAACCCATGCTTTGCAGTAAAACACCACAGCCACCGAGTACCAAAGGAGCTAGCAATTGGCTTTTACCTTCCACGTTGTATTGCGTCGGCTAGGAACATTAGATTTGGCATCAATGTCCATCCTTTCTCGACATCCGCTGCAGCACTGCCGGACTTCGTGTATACTTTCCTGAGGCGGAGGAACTTCTGCCTCATGCAGCTCCACCGATGCTGTAGCACTGGCACTGCATTGAACATAGGAAAAGAACGTGTTTACATATTACACATTGCACATAATTTTCTGAAAAATGCGTTCGTCTAAAGAAAGCTCACTGCTGCCATATGCTGATCTCATTTTTACAGCCCAACATGAGGTATATGAAAATTTGTGCGCACTGCCGTAAAAGTGAGCTATGAACGTTCATTTCAGCCTACCAGCTCGAGTTCGGCAAGCTAGGATCAAAAACAAAGGGGGTCACTTCATCGCTGATTAAAGACAAATCGATAGCATAGCCTGTCGCTATATACACTCATGCCATTGAGACCCATAGTGTGACCCACTCACATAGACAACCTTGCACGTGTTGGTTTACAGTGCGGCTCCCAGTCGACGGCTGGAGCAAGTTGCGACTAGCAATTATGCGCTACAACTCACTTAAATTTCAACGCACTCAATCACCACTTGTGCGCTAATTCCGGGGCCTGCAATTTTTGCCCTAGAAATCACCGCTTCACCACGTGTGACAGCGAAACACCGGGAAAACGCCTCAACGGGAACCGCACCGCCGACAATATTGTCAACTCTCGCCCAGCGCCATAATCGCACTTTTCTAGACGagggaaagcatttgactgttGCGAGTTTGTCCGCAGATggaaaaaaacgaaaagcacTTACCGCTTTGGTTCAGTGCGCTTGCTATTTCGAGCCAGGCGTCGTTTTGTAGCTGCTTATCCCTGTATGTTTTTAGTCACTGGTCATACAGAAGCGGCCTCTGCCGCACTTCTTCTATCAGCAGCTCATCTGATAATATAGAAATACCTTCCGCACTGTTCATGATGAAGCTGCGGGCAGACCACACGGTGACAACACGAGCGAGCCGAGACAATGTGGCAGGGTCGGCATGTGTCGGAAGGAGCCGAGCGTCGCTTTGAGCGCAAAATTTGAAAAGACCGGAAGCCCCGTCACCCTgaaaatgaaaaccgaaactgATGTGCGCATTGGCCGAGCAGTAACAGTTGTATCTGTGCTTGTCGTAAAAGTCGCGGGTCTACCGACATTTACGTCCGCGCTGGCAGCAGACTTTGCGTAGTTTACGCTCAATGCAACACTCGTCTGAACACACTCACTGCGTTTTTTGCATTTACGCTTACGATCCTTACCAACGATCCGTGCGTAGCGTACGTAGTCTGAACGCGGCATTAGCCAGCATGCTGCAGAAATGGAAATTAAGGAAGAGGCAAAAAAGCCCGAAGACATAAGTGCTACATCTTTGGAGC
This portion of the Amblyomma americanum isolate KBUSLIRL-KWMA chromosome 10, ASM5285725v1, whole genome shotgun sequence genome encodes:
- the LOC144107787 gene encoding uncharacterized protein LOC144107787, which gives rise to MVRMLRLLVADGMLLPRETQLEINYRALLLESMCSSMLAEEALKCSICTFFSVLLAGIKEHTWPDCCCQVCALNRVKDLEQTMGESQKLILRLQNENAKLEMRLDAAMSSFLSLSMLDTPKKCMYYTGLPNVEVFHTLLEYFAPRAREMMYWGSDKKQKDDPWGNRKQSYLDNEFLMVLVRLRTGMQGQELAQNFLISESQVSRTFSMWINFLQELRHLTNFPTREDIGPHLPNSFHDFPDTHLVFDATEVRIQWL